The Sulfurospirillum sp. UCH001 genome segment ACAACGCCCAAAGTACTCAGTGAATCGTTTGAAGAGAATGGACTAACATGGCACTTTTGTGATACGGGAGTTCCACATTTAGTAACATTTGTTGATGATACAGCATGCTTTGATAAAATGATTGCTCGTCAAATGCGCTATAAGTATAATGCTAATGTTAATTATGCAAAACTTTCAAACAATGCATTACATGTCAGAACCTATGAACGTGGTGTTGAAGATGAAACACTCGCTTGTGGAACTGGTATGGCAGCATGTTTTTACAGTGCATATCGTCAAAAACTAGTGGGTGAGAGTGCTAATGTTTATCCAACCAGCGGAGACGAACTTGGATTACGCATTGAAGATCAAAGACTCTTTTTTAAAGGAAGAGTTCAAAAAGTCTTTGAGATGACTCTGGAACTTTAATTTCGTGAAGTTTTTCTCTACTCTTCTTATCGCCTCTTGTATGCTCATCCAGAGCTCTTTATATGCAGGAGGTTTATCTTCAGAGTACTACCAAATTGAAGATAATGCAAAACAAAAAGAGGAATTTATTCGCGAATTAAAAGTGTTGGTCGATAAAGGTAATGATGAGATTAAAAAAGATCGAGAATTCATTACCAATTTCTTTGCAAAAGCAATGCCGGATGCTTTTCGCGGTCTTAATCAACAAAATGTAGGCTATTTAATCTCTTTACGTAATAAATATGGCATAGAATCGCTTTTTGATCGAGATGAGTATTTTAAGCGAATTGAT includes the following:
- the dapF gene encoding diaminopimelate epimerase, which codes for MQIAKYNANGNDFIIFHTFIEKDRSALAQQLCHRQRGIGADGLIVLLPHTEYDFKWQFYNSDGSVASMCGNGTRACAHYAFTHQLAGSSMRFLTGAGVIASVVENDSVETELTTPKVLSESFEENGLTWHFCDTGVPHLVTFVDDTACFDKMIARQMRYKYNANVNYAKLSNNALHVRTYERGVEDETLACGTGMAACFYSAYRQKLVGESANVYPTSGDELGLRIEDQRLFFKGRVQKVFEMTLEL